A section of the Sebastes fasciatus isolate fSebFas1 chromosome 21, fSebFas1.pri, whole genome shotgun sequence genome encodes:
- the LOC141759702 gene encoding thiosulfate:glutathione sulfurtransferase isoform X2 — protein sequence MDASVVTYAQLKTMLSNRDIQLFDVRNPDEYQAGRIPDAVNIPLDNLEESLKLSPELFQQRFEVKAPGRDDDNIVFHCQRGNRSSKALDIASQLGFSRARHYKGGYSEWEEKEGK from the exons ATGGATG CTTCAGTGGTGACCTATGCGCAGCTGAAGACCATGCTGTCCAACCGAGACATTCAGCTGTTCGATGTGAGAAACCCTGATGAATACCAGGCTGGACGCATCCCAGATGCTGTCAACATCCCAC TGGACAACCTGGAGGAGAGCCTGAAGCTGTCCCCAGAGCTCTTTCAGCAGAGATTTGAAGTGAAGGCTCCTGGGAGAGATGACGACAACATCGTGTTTCACTGCCAAAGAGGCAACAGGAGCTCCAAAGCGCTGGACATCGCCAGTCAGCTGGGATTCAGCAG GGCGAGACATTATAAAGGAGGGTACAGCGAGtgggaagaaaaagaaggaaaatga
- the LOC141759702 gene encoding thiosulfate:glutathione sulfurtransferase isoform X3, translating to MLSNRDIQLFDVRNPDEYQAGRIPDAVNIPLDNLEESLKLSPELFQQRFEVKAPGRDDDNIVFHCQRGNRSSKALDIASQLGFSRARHYKGGYSEWEEKEGK from the exons ATGCTGTCCAACCGAGACATTCAGCTGTTCGATGTGAGAAACCCTGATGAATACCAGGCTGGACGCATCCCAGATGCTGTCAACATCCCAC TGGACAACCTGGAGGAGAGCCTGAAGCTGTCCCCAGAGCTCTTTCAGCAGAGATTTGAAGTGAAGGCTCCTGGGAGAGATGACGACAACATCGTGTTTCACTGCCAAAGAGGCAACAGGAGCTCCAAAGCGCTGGACATCGCCAGTCAGCTGGGATTCAGCAG GGCGAGACATTATAAAGGAGGGTACAGCGAGtgggaagaaaaagaaggaaaatga